GATAGTCCAGCCGGTCGCCAAGGCCCAGCAGCGTCAGCACGTGGCGGGCGGCCTGCCCATACAGCGCCGGGTCGCCCGGCCCGTGCACCTGCAACCCCATCAGCACGTTCTGCTGCGCCGTCAGGCTGCCATGCAGGTTGTGCGCCTGAAAGATGAACCCCAGCCGCTTGCGCAGGCCCTGCGACAGGCTGGCCGTCGCGCCGTGCAACTCGTGCCCCAGCAGCCGGACCGAGCCGTCCTGCACATCGCGCAGGCAGCCCATCAGCGTCAGCAACGTGGTCTTGCCCGACCCGGACGGCCCCATCAGCACCGTCAGGCTGCCGCGCCTGATCTGCATCGAGACATCGAATATCGCCTGCTTGCGCGCCTCTCCCTGCCCGAAGGAATGGTTCAGCCCGCTGACGGTGATGGGGAAATCGTCGATCATCGCGCGCCCGTCAGAACAGGTCGGCCGGGTCGGCCGAGGCCAGCCGCCGGGTGGCAATCGCCCCCGACAGCGAACAGGCCGCCAATGTGCCCGCGAACACCATCGCGGCCACGCCGGGCGTCATCGCCAGCGGCAGCGTCGTGGCGGCCTTCATCGCGGCCAGCAGGCCGGTGGCCACGATGAACCCCGGCACGAAGCCCAGCACGGCCAGAACCAGCGCCTCCTCGAACACGATGCCCAGAAAAAACCTTTGCCGATACCCCATCGCCTTGAAGGTGGCATATTCGCCAAGGTGGTTCGCCACGTCGGTTGACAGCACCTGATAGACGATCACGATTCCCACCAGAATCCCGATGATCACGCCAAAGCCGAAGATGATCCCGGTCGGGCGCTTGGTCTGCTGATAGCTCAGGTCGTCGGCGGCGGCCTGCGCGTAAGCGCGGATCCGCAGCGACTTGTCGGAAATCAGTCCACGCAGGCGGGCAGCCACGGCGTCCGGGTCGGCGCCGGGGCGGACCTGCAGCAGGATATGGTCGGGGGCGGCAGACTTGCGCGCCGGGAACAGCGCCAGAAAGGTCTGGTCAGACACCATCATGTAGCCGTCGCCGCCAAACCCGCCGCCGCCCGCAAAAGTGTCGAAAAGCGTCAGGGTCTTGCCCGAGACCTCGAGCGACAAGGGGCTTTGCGGGCGGATCGCCGCCGCCTCTGCCCGTGGCAGGCCCCGGCTGAACATGTCGAGAATGCCCGCGTTCTGCAATTGCAGGGTGGATGCCTTGCGCGCCATCGTGTCGGACAGGAAGCCGGGCAGCGCCGGGTCGACACCGTAGGTCGTCAGGCTCAGCGTCCTTTCGCCGCGCGCCCAGCTCACGTTGCCGATGAACAGCCCGGTGCCGCCGGTCACGTCGGGGTCGGCCAGCGCCTGAAACAGCCATTGCCGCGCGACGTTGCCGCCCTCGGTCATCGAATTGGCATCCGAGGCGGAAATCATGATGTCGGCCCGAAAGAAGTCGTAGGGCTTGAGGGTTGCCGTCGCCATCGAGCCCATGATGCCAAGCTGCACGAACACCAGCACGTTGGCAAAGGCCACCCCGGCCAGGGCTGCGGCAAAGCGGGTGCGGCTGTGGGTCAGTTGCAGCCAGCCGATCGGCAGGCGGCCGAACAGCCATTGCAGCAGGCGGGTCATGGCCCGGGTTTCCCGGCCCCGGGCCGCGCGTCGATGCGGGCGACCACCT
The nucleotide sequence above comes from Paracoccaceae bacterium Fryx2. Encoded proteins:
- a CDS encoding FtsX-like permease family protein → MTRLLQWLFGRLPIGWLQLTHSRTRFAAALAGVAFANVLVFVQLGIMGSMATATLKPYDFFRADIMISASDANSMTEGGNVARQWLFQALADPDVTGGTGLFIGNVSWARGERTLSLTTYGVDPALPGFLSDTMARKASTLQLQNAGILDMFSRGLPRAEAAAIRPQSPLSLEVSGKTLTLFDTFAGGGGFGGDGYMMVSDQTFLALFPARKSAAPDHILLQVRPGADPDAVAARLRGLISDKSLRIRAYAQAAADDLSYQQTKRPTGIIFGFGVIIGILVGIVIVYQVLSTDVANHLGEYATFKAMGYRQRFFLGIVFEEALVLAVLGFVPGFIVATGLLAAMKAATTLPLAMTPGVAAMVFAGTLAACSLSGAIATRRLASADPADLF
- a CDS encoding ATP-binding cassette domain-containing protein produces the protein MIDDFPITVSGLNHSFGQGEARKQAIFDVSMQIRRGSLTVLMGPSGSGKTTLLTLMGCLRDVQDGSVRLLGHELHGATASLSQGLRKRLGFIFQAHNLHGSLTAQQNVLMGLQVHGPGDPALYGQAARHVLTLLGLGDRLDYLPANLSGGQKQRVAVARALVGNPEVVFADEPTAALDRDSGMTVVSMLKRLGAERGTTTVMVTHDNRILERADRIITLEDGRIVADR